In a single window of the Nicotiana tomentosiformis chromosome 10, ASM39032v3, whole genome shotgun sequence genome:
- the LOC104094499 gene encoding ABSCISIC ACID-INSENSITIVE 5-like protein 2 isoform X1: MLTHGMGSQGGVGGGKEAKPNGLARQGSLYSLTLDEVQNQLGNLGKPLNSMNLDELLKTVWTIEASQDLGGNDYGAVQHGSISLHRQSSSITMSGDLSKKTVDEVWQDIQQGQKRDSSFDKRSQERQLTFGEITLEDFLVKAGIIAESTQGTRISGLLIGVDSMSLTQQAQWPHYQIPAMHQAPAQQQQNILPVFMPGHPVQQPLPVVANPIVDPETQVTMSPAHLMGTLSDTQTSGRKRVAPEDVIEKSVERRQKRMIKNRESAARSRARKQAYTHELENKVSWLEEENERLKRQKEIEKILPSVPPPEPKYQLRRTSSAPI, from the exons ATGTTAACTCATGGGATGGGATCTCAGGGGGGAGTTGGTGGTGGAAAAGAAGCAAAGCCGAATGGTTTGGCTAGGCAAGGATCACTCTACAGCCTCACTCTTGATGAAGTTCAGAATCAATTGGGGAATTTAGGGAAACCACTAAACAGCATGAATCTTGATGAGCTTCTTAAAACTGTATGGACCATTGAGGCTAGTCAAGACTTGGGGGGAAATGATTACGGGGCAGTGCAGCACGGGTCTATTTCTCTGCATCGACAGTCATCGAGCATTACAATGTCCGGGGATCTCAGCAAGAAGACTGTTGATGAGGTATGGCAGGATATTCAGCAGGGGCAGAAAAGGGATAGTAGTTTTGATAAGAGAAGTCAGGAGAGGCAACTTACTTTTGGCGAGATAACTCTGGAGGATTTCTTGGTCAAGGCTGGAATCATTGCAGAGTCGACCCAAGGCACGAGAATTTCGGGTTTACTTATAGGGGTTGATTCAATGTCATTGACACAGCAAGCTCAGTGGCCACATTATCAAATCCCCGCTATGCATCAGGCACCGGCACAACAGCAGCAGAATATTCTACCAGTGTTTATGCCGGGCCATCCGGTTCAACAGCCTTTACCTGTTGTTGCTAATCCAATTGTGGATCCTGAAACTCAGGTGACAATGTCTCCAGCACATCTAATGGGAACATTATCAGACACACAAACGTCTGGAAGAAAGCGGGTTGCTCCAGAGGATGTGATCGAAAAGAGTGTGGAAAGGAGGCAGAAGAGGATGATAAAAAATAGGGAATCTGCAGCTCGGTCGCGAGCGAGGAAGCAG GCTTACACCCATGAACTAGAGAACAAGGTTTCATGGCTTGAAGAGGAGAATGAGAGACTTAAAAGACAGAAG GAGATCGAGAAGATTTTACCAAGCGTGCCACCTCCAGAGCCTAAGTATCAGCTTCGCAGAACAAGTTCGGCCCCTATCTGA
- the LOC104094499 gene encoding ABSCISIC ACID-INSENSITIVE 5-like protein 2 isoform X2, with product MLTHGMGSQGGVGGGKEAKPNGLARQGSLYSLTLDEVQNQLGNLGKPLNSMNLDELLKTVWTIEASQDLGGNDYGAVQHGSISLHRQSSSITMSGDLSKKTVDEVWQDIQQGQKRDSSFDKRSQERQLTFGEITLEDFLVKAGIIAESTQGTRISGLLIGVDSMSLTQQAQWPHYQIPAMHQAPAQQQQNILPVFMPGHPVQQPLPVVANPIVDPETQVTMSPAHLMGTLSDTQTSGRKRVAPEDVIEKSVERRQKRMIKNRESAARSRARKQAYTHELENKVSWLEEENERLKRQKVGFANQIIHA from the exons ATGTTAACTCATGGGATGGGATCTCAGGGGGGAGTTGGTGGTGGAAAAGAAGCAAAGCCGAATGGTTTGGCTAGGCAAGGATCACTCTACAGCCTCACTCTTGATGAAGTTCAGAATCAATTGGGGAATTTAGGGAAACCACTAAACAGCATGAATCTTGATGAGCTTCTTAAAACTGTATGGACCATTGAGGCTAGTCAAGACTTGGGGGGAAATGATTACGGGGCAGTGCAGCACGGGTCTATTTCTCTGCATCGACAGTCATCGAGCATTACAATGTCCGGGGATCTCAGCAAGAAGACTGTTGATGAGGTATGGCAGGATATTCAGCAGGGGCAGAAAAGGGATAGTAGTTTTGATAAGAGAAGTCAGGAGAGGCAACTTACTTTTGGCGAGATAACTCTGGAGGATTTCTTGGTCAAGGCTGGAATCATTGCAGAGTCGACCCAAGGCACGAGAATTTCGGGTTTACTTATAGGGGTTGATTCAATGTCATTGACACAGCAAGCTCAGTGGCCACATTATCAAATCCCCGCTATGCATCAGGCACCGGCACAACAGCAGCAGAATATTCTACCAGTGTTTATGCCGGGCCATCCGGTTCAACAGCCTTTACCTGTTGTTGCTAATCCAATTGTGGATCCTGAAACTCAGGTGACAATGTCTCCAGCACATCTAATGGGAACATTATCAGACACACAAACGTCTGGAAGAAAGCGGGTTGCTCCAGAGGATGTGATCGAAAAGAGTGTGGAAAGGAGGCAGAAGAGGATGATAAAAAATAGGGAATCTGCAGCTCGGTCGCGAGCGAGGAAGCAG GCTTACACCCATGAACTAGAGAACAAGGTTTCATGGCTTGAAGAGGAGAATGAGAGACTTAAAAGACAGAAGGTAGGATTTGCAAATCAAATAATTCATGCATGA
- the LOC104094500 gene encoding myosin-binding protein 7-like: MDSEKSALSTRPVKCCDRECSCCMMKRSFSGTWFRSVKRKYDESSCAEGDEKKLFILPQTARVEFENECAALREMVSSQQQIIKDLSSELEEERNASSSAAKEAMSMILRVQREKAEAQMELKQFKRLTEEEKAHDQLEIMALEDLLYKREQTIQSLTCEVQMYKHRMMSYGLTESEVEGENGGGCFSRNNSTMADETIIDQIPTYDYPPLKCYTNENQVYSEVVDIEDEKYAFGETPRSHDQLRDLEDRINQLEKTPRSTTDGELFKNNVLEKVIVGHSPRRLRHLRKYSTDSLASPFAKIKEISSDFTRKQQSQTEEYPKVDNSSQVGDDMSDRVYTIDSIHQEARYNVDPKATAGIADDYIVTPRESFNHTDFGDPEVTKLYLRLQALEADRESMRQAIISMRTDNAQMVLLKEIAQQLCKEMSPAAKTRVRKPSVIGGFSLMSAFKWIISLVLWRRKARRCKYMFGMSAKNTGLRMLLDKGPRVGRWRCISSTQVPSPMYKDRWLGIENLKDL, translated from the exons ATGGATTCTGAAAAATCGGCCTTGTCAACCAGACCGGTCAAATGTTGTGATCGCGAGTGCAGTTGTTGTATGATGAAAAGATCCTTTTCAGGGACTTGGTTTCGGTCTGTGAAGCGGAAGTATGATGAGTCGTCATGTGCTGAAGGTGATGAGAAAAAGCTTTTCATCTTACCTCAAACAGCTCGTGTTGAATTCGAAAACGAATGTGCAGCCCTTCGGGAAATGGTGAGCAGCCAACAACAGATAATTAAGGACTTAAGCAGTGAGTTGGAGGAAGAAAGAAATGCATCCTCCTCAGCAGCCAAAGAGGCAATGTCAATGATATTGAGGGTGCAAAGAGAAAAGGCAGAAGCTCAAATGGAATTAAAACAATTCAAGAGGTTGACTGAAGAGGAAAAGGCACATGACCAGCTGGAGATTATGGCATTGGAGGATTTGTTGTACAAAAGGGAGCAAACAATTCAGTCCTTGACTTGTGAGGTACAAATGTATAAGCACAGAATGATGAGTTATGGCCTCACCGAATCTGAGGTGGAGGGAGAGAATGGGGGCGGCTGTTTTAGCCGAAACAATAGTACTATGGCTGATGAGACTATAATTGATCAAATCCCTACATATGATTACCCTCCCTTGAAATGCTATACAAATGAGAATCAAGTATACTCAGAGGTGGTGGATATCGAGGACGAGAAATATGCATTTGGAGAGACCCCACGTTCGCATGATCAATTGCGAGATTTGGAGGATAGGATCAATCAGCTGGAGAAGACACCAAGAAGCACTACTGATGGAGAGTTATTTAAGAACAATGTCCTTGAAAAGGTTATAGTTGGTCACTCCCCAAGGAGGCTGAGACATTTAAGGAAATACTCAACTGATAGTTTAGCTTCTCCTTTTGCAAAAATTAAAGAAATAAGCTCAGATTTCACTAGGAAACAACAGTCACAAACAGAGGAGTATCCAAAGGTGGATAATTCATCACAAGTGGGAGATGACATGAGTGACAGAGTGTACACTATTGATTCTATACACCAGGAGGCTAGATACAACGTCGACCCCAAGGCAACGGCTGGAATAGCTGATGATTATATAGTTACCCCAAGGGAGTCATTCAATCATACAGATTTTGGAGATCCTGAGGTCACTAAACTGTACCTTAGGCTTCAGGCACTAGAGGCTGATCGCGAGTCAATGAGGCAGGCTATTATTTCTATGCGGACTGATAATGCACAGATGGTATTGCTCAAGGAGATTGCTCAGCAGTTGTGCAAAGAGATGTCACCTGCAGCGAAGACACGAGTTAGGAAGCCATCTGTAATTGGGGGCTTTTCACTCATGTCAGCTTTCAAG TGGATTATATCCCTTGTTCTATGGAGAAGAAAAGCACGCCGATGCAA GTACATGTTTGGAATGTCAGCCAAGAATACAGGGTTGAGAATGCTTCTAGACAAGGGACCTCGTGTGGGGCGTTGGAGATGTATCTCCAGTACACAG GTGCCCTCTCCCATGTACAAGGACCGATGGCTTGGGATAGAGAACTTGAAGGACTTGTAG